In the Ramlibacter tataouinensis TTB310 genome, one interval contains:
- a CDS encoding response regulator codes for MAFRAYIVEDSPTIRENLIETLQELAEVEPVGVAETEHEGRHWLEHNGGRWDIAIIDLFLREGSGLNIIEACRSRRPTQKLVVLSNHATNDVRWRCAQLGADAVFDKSTEIDALVEYCVKARTTAPAG; via the coding sequence ATGGCGTTTCGAGCCTACATCGTCGAGGACAGCCCGACGATCCGCGAGAACCTGATCGAGACCCTGCAGGAGCTGGCCGAGGTCGAGCCGGTGGGCGTGGCCGAGACCGAGCACGAGGGCAGGCATTGGCTGGAGCACAACGGCGGCCGCTGGGACATCGCCATCATCGACCTGTTCCTGCGCGAGGGCAGCGGCCTCAACATCATCGAGGCCTGCCGCAGCCGCCGTCCCACGCAGAAGCTGGTGGTGCTGTCCAACCACGCGACCAACGACGTGCGCTGGCGCTGCGCCCAGCTGGGTGCCGACGCCGTGTTCGACAAGTCCACCGAGATCGACGCGCTGGTCGAGTACTGCGTGAAGGCGCGCACCACCGCGCCGGCCGGCTGA